One Desulfovibrio inopinatus DSM 10711 genomic window, GCCATTAAAAACGCTATACGGTTAGCGCAAAAGAAGGCGGATTACCAGGAACACGAGGTTGAGCAGGTGTTGAGCGATCTTGAGAACTTGAGCAAAGGGGTTCTCGAAGTCCATCAGCGTATCGCGTCCAAAGATGAAGACATTGTGGAAGAAGCCGATCGATTTCGTCGAATTCACGAGCGCATAGAGGCTTTATGCGCCACCCAACGCGATATTACCGACCTTGCAGAAAAAATGGCTGCGGGGGATCTTGAAATAGACTTGGTCAAGCGTTCGGATCAGGATGTATTGATGGACGCCCTGTCACAGATGCTATCCAAATTAACCCACGTCGTCACAGAGGTCAGTGAAAGTGCATCATCACTGGCATCAGGAAGCGAAGAATTGGCAGCCAACGCTGAAATTTTGTCCCAGGGCGCGACGGAACAGGCCGCTTCTGTGGAAGAAAGTACTTCATCCATGGAAGAAATTGCGTCGACGATTGCACAAAATGCGGAAAATGCTCGTCAAACAGAAGAAATTGCGGATAAAGCCGCGTTGGATGCTCGATTTTCTGGAGAAGCTGTGGCTGAAACCGTGCGTGCGATGAAAGAGATTGCGGCAAAAATCTCAATTATTGAGGAAATCGCGCGGCAGACGGACCTCCTCGCTTTGAATGCGGCTATCGAGGCCGCACGTGCTGGAGAATCCGGTCAAGGCTTTGCCGTTGTTGCATCGGAAGTACGAAAGCTGGCGGAACGGAGCCAGAAAGCGGCTGCACAAATCAATACCCTGTCAGCATCCAGTTTGCTTGTGGCCGAACGGGCCGGGGAGTATCTTGAAAAGCTGGTGCCGGATATTCAAAAAACGGCTGAGTTGGTTCAAGAAATTGCGGTGTATTCTTTGGAACAAAAACATGGAGCGGATCAAGTCAACAAAGCCTTATTTCAACTTGATCAAGTGACGCAATCCAATGCCGCATCGGCGGAAGAATTGGCTTCAACGGCAGAAGAGTTTTCTTCGCAATCGGATCATTTGCAGAGAATCATGCGCTTTTTCAAAATTCGATTCAATGAGAGGCCGCAGCCCCGAAAAAGTCGTCGAACCGGGATGACTCGACCATCCATGGATAGCGGAATGGCATATCGTCAGGCCGTGGATGCACAGGACTCGCATGGTTTTGAAATGGACATGGATGACCAGTTCATTGATCAACATCATTTTGAAAAATTCTAGAAAGCACGACCCAGACAGCACTCTCTTTGTCATCAAGGGATTCGTGTCTTGCAGGATGCGTTATGAAAGATTTTGAACTCGTCGATGAAGTCTTTATTGCTGAAGCGCACGAACACTTGGCGGACCTTGAAGACGCACTGCTTGAACTGGAAAACGATCCTCTTAATAAAGACCTGGTCGCTCGGGCTTTTCGTGCGATGCATACGTTGAAAGGCTCTGGTGCCATGTTTGGGTATACCGAGCTTTCGCGCTTTGCTCATGATGCTGAGACCGCTTTTGATCTTGTTCGCAAGGGGCGTCTCGATGTCGATTCACATCTACTGACGCTGTTTTTGACCGTCAAAGATCATATACTTCAACTCCTCACGACCAAGCATCCGAGCCAGGAAATAGTTTTGGAATCGGATCATCTTCTGGCCCAAATAAAGAGTCTGATGTCTGATGTTATTGATGAGAAGGCTTCACCCGGACAACGTCGACTTGACGCCGTATCCGGAGAGACCTTGTATTGGGTCCGATACATGCCGTCGACGGAATCCTATTTAATGGGGCCGGATCCCGCCGTTTTGGCTGAACAACTTGGACGTATGGGGAGCTTGCGCGAGGAGTTTCATGGAGAACGATATCCCAGTCTTGACTTGTTTGACCCTGAAAAAACATATGGACACTGGGATTTTCTTCTGCTCACGCTGGAAACAGAAGAGCAGGTTCAGAAAATCTTTTCATTTACAGGGACCGAAGAAGAAGCTGTTATCCGTGCTCTTGGACAGAACCTCCGTGTTGATGCAGATGATATTATGGTACTCTTGGATGAAATGGGAAAAATTGCCCCTGACATGGCGATGGGCCGTTTACAAGAGTATCTTACCGAGCCCTCGGTGCAGTCCCGTCCCGATGTGGCGAAGCCACATTCCGGTTCTGTCTCCACGTTGGATGCAGGGAAGAGTTTGCGCGTGGATTCGGATAGACTCGACAGTTTAGTGAACATGGTTGGCGAACTTGTTATTCTGCAGTCTCGAATCGCGCAACTTTGTCGAAGACGTGAAGAAGAGTGTGAAGATGGCGATATAGAACTGGCAAGTGTTTCAGAAGATCTGGAGCGACTCTCCGACAAAATGCGGAATAGTGCCCTACGTTTGCGTATGGTTCCTATTGGGACCACGTTTGGGGGATTTCGTCGTCTTGTACGCGACCTTTGTGCTCAGTTCGATAAAAGTGTGGAACTCGTCTTGGAGGGAGCGGAAACGGAACTCGATAAAGTTGTTATCGATCGTCTCAAAGATCCGCTTATGCATATTCTACGGAACAGTCTTGATCATGGTATCGAGTCCGCATCGAATCGCTTGAATATGGGGAAACCCGAAACCGGGACGGTTCGCCTTGAAGCATGTCATGGAGGAGGCGAGGTTATCATTCGGATTCGCGACGATGGTCGGGGGATTAATCCGAATCTTGTCTTGCGTAAAGCCAAAGCCCGAAATCTTGTCGCCGCCGATGCCGAACTTGATGATAAAGATATTTTGAATCTCATTTTCGAACCAGGATTTTCGACAAAAGATGAGGTTACCGATATTTCCGGTCGTGGCGTGGGCATGGATGTGGTCAAACGAAGCATTGAAGGTTTACGTGGGCGAGTTGAAATTGTGTCGCAACCCGGACAAGGAACCACGTTTACGATTCGATTGCCGTTGACGTTGGCGATCATAGACGGACTGTGTGTCGTCATCGGCAACGAGCATTATATTGTCCCATTGGCACATGTTGAAAGCTGTCAGGAACGATTTTTCCCGACACCTGAAGCGCGATCCGCAGTGAAGACCATTGAATCTTTTGATTTTATAGGCGCGATGACACCGTGTTTGAGCTTACGCAAGATACTCGGTGTTCCGTCGGAGCAGTCCGAATACGAGCGTATTATCATTGTTTCTGTTGACGGCATACGCGTTGGCTTGGCTGTCGATGTTATCATTGGCCGGCAACAAGCTGTTATCAAAAGCTTAAGCGATTTGTATAAGAATATTAATCTTATTTCCGGGACAACAATTAATGGAGATGGAGGAATCTCACTGATTCTAGATGTTCCGGCGTTGATAAAGCAGGTCGCTACACAGAAGTAGTATACTGCCAATATTCGAAATGTACTTGGTTCGTGATTATGGTATGACTCGCTAACATGCTCTTTCAAGTAATTGGGCGGGCTACATCGTTGTTTTATGGTGTTGGAAAAACAGGCAAACAGGACAGAAGCAGCGTATAGGAAAAGACGGAGAGCATTGTCGCCAGCATGACGACAGCTTTGGCAAGAGGGATATCGCCGCCAAGTTGATCGGCCAAAACATAGGACGCCGACGATGTTGGACAAGCAGCAAGAATAACACCTACCCCGATATTGACCCCTGTGATATGCATCGCATTCAAAATGAGGTAGGCTAGTCCCGGTAAGACTAAGAGTTTGAACGTTGTGGCCGTCATAGCAAACGAGATGGCTCCACGAAATTCCGCTGGCTTAAAGGCTGCGCCAATGGCAACAAGCGCGAGAGGGAGCGTCATCCCTGAGAGAATATGCAATGTTTCCCCAATAATACGTGGTATACCGAAGCCAGAGAGACTGACGACCATACCGGCTGCGGCAGCAACGATGAGTGGATTAGAAAAAATTTGTCGCAAGCATTGCATCGCTGAGAGGTTGCCTACCTTGCGTCGTGGCCACAGCAACGCGAAAATACACAAGCCATTCAGCAGTGGAACAAGGAATCCCAGAAGGACCCCGGCTGCAGCCAGTCCCTCGTTCCCATACACGCTGGCAACAACGGCTAACCCAATATATGCCATATTTCCCCGGATAGAGGCCTGAACAAAAGCTCCATGTTTCGATGGGGACGCGCCCATGAATGTGCCGATCGTCATGGTCAGCGCGAGTGACAGAAAAAATAATATTGTCATACCGGTGATAAGATCGATATTGAAATCTACGGAGAAATCGGCATGACCAATTTTATCAAAAAGCAGCAACGGTAAGAAAACGAGATAAAAAAGTCTATTGAGCTGTGAAACAAATGCATCATCTACAAGACCAACTCGAAAAATGGTATATCCTACTGCCATCGTCAAGAATATTGGACAGACAAGCAGGAACATAGAGATAAAGTGGGTCATGAACAATTGCCCTGTGAAGAGGATAGTGTGTAAATTCTTGTTGAGTGCGCCGTCTGTTACAGAAATTTTGTTCATGAACCCGAAGTGGACAAAGGTCAAGACAAGACAGGAATTTTTTGGATAAAAGAATTATTGGGATATTGTTTTATGAAAGACAGTATACCGAGTGAAAGATCATGTTGATGAAGAAAATAATTTGAAAAACGTTGGGGGACGCAATGCATTTACAAAGAAGCCGCCTCGCTATCACACTCTGTTGTATCGCTTTTCTCTTTGTTTCTTGTGTTCATGCCGCGAATTTTAATGATCCAGACTATCGGCAGGCTGTTGAGATCGCCTCGATGCCACTGACTGAAAACCGCCTTGATCCCAACCTTTGGGCCTTGAACCCCGCGTTTGTTGATCATGCACTCCGCTTTGATGACGAAGGGCGCGTTCTCATGGTCACATGGACAGGGGGAGAGTATTATGATGGGAAAGAGGGGCAAGAATATATAATTCCCGATTTTGTAGAAGTCTGGCTTGCTCCTGTACCACAACTCAAAACGTTTTTCAGTTCGACCGGCCGATCGGTAAGTGTGCGACGACTTGAACAGGCATACGGTTTACCACCAGATTCAGGGTATACAAAACTCGTCACCATGTGGGTGGATCCTGATGATCTTGTGCGCCCCTGCCCGGATCCCGCCGTCTCCGATACGATATGTGAAACTAATTTTCCTGTAGGATATTATGTGGAGGTCAGCCAAGACTATCAAGAGTGGTTTACGCAACGGCGTGCCACGATATATGATTGTGATTCCGGGAACTGCTATCCGTGGACTGGTCTTGGATACACGTATGATTGGGGAGCGGATGCAGTCCCGAATCATATCGGTCTGAGTGAGTATATTAAACCCGAGGGACATGCCGCGACGGTTGTTATTGATGCTGTCAAACCAACGATGCAATATTTTACGGTCAACACTGCACCCTTCGTCACTATATTGCTTGAAGATGATTTCTCAACCCAATGATTGTTGAGGGGAAAAGAGCAAGGCGAATTGAGGCTAACGTCTCATTCCTCAGTCCATGATGTTGAGGCATGCGTTGTCTTGGCTTTCTTGCTACTGAGAACAGCATACAGGGCCAAACTGAAGAGTGCCCCGAGTGTGTCGGCGAACATGTCTTTTTGCGCGTCCCATATATCGCCTTGGCTTCCAAGGAACGCGATGCCAGCATCTCCCCCTTCCAAGGCAGCATACCACCATTCAATGATTTCATAGCCTGCAGCGACAGCCATGATAGCAAATAATCCAAAGAGATAGGCGACGGTTTTGTGAGCCAATCTACAACGTAATAGCCATTCCGTTATGGCAAACGCATACAGTCCGACGGCAAAATGACCGATGCGATCAAAATGATTTCGGGCAAATCCGAACGTTTCGGTAACGAAATCGAATGGAACTGCGGCAAATGTATAGTGCCCGCCCAAGGTATGCCAGAAGAGCCATATTGCCATGAGAACATAGGCCGTTCGCGAAAATTGAAAATGCCGATATGTCATCAATAACAGAGCAAATACCACCATGACCGGTATGTTCTCTGCCCACCACACCGTTCGTGATACCGGATCAATGGCCAGAACAACCCACCAGACAACATAAGCAATCGCCAAAACGAAGGGGAGACGTGAAGGGGAGGGAGCTGAACAATCCATGACGTGTCCTTTGGATGTGCTCAATGAGCGTGCTGAAGGTGTACAGTTTCCAGTCTTTTTTGAATGATTTTCTCTTGATGTCAAATAGACGATGACACTCTCGGCATCGTTGGTCGAGTGGCTGCACGGATTGGATTTTTCGTGATTGTATCACACGTGATGCGCTGAAGGTAACGCATGATATCGCGGTCATAGAGAATCGCTCATTGCTCATGTTCTTTGTATCTTTGCTCTCTATGTGGAATATGCTATCTGAGACAATTCTGATCTTTCTCACCATAAATCTCCTGGAGTCGTGTATGTCGTGGATCTCACTCTCAGATACAGATCGTGCATATTATGTGGAAACCGGTACAGGCACGCCGCTCGTCTTTGTCTCCGGTTGGGGTGGGGATGCCAGCAATTGGGTTGATGATATGGCATTTTTTGGGCGTCACTTTCGATGCATTGCTGTGGATCATCCGGGTATCGCCGGACAGCCATTGCCCGAAAGCACATTTTCAACGCAGGATATGGCCGATCGTATTGTGCAGGCTCTTCGTGCCTTGAAGATTGAACGCGCACACATTCTCGGACATTCTATGGGAGGGGCGGTTGCGCAGTATATTGCTATACGCCATCCGGATATTGTCGAACGACTCGTCTTGTGTGGGACATTCGCGCGACTCGACAACCGATCAGCGCGTGTGATTGCGTCATGCGGTGAGCTTATGCAAAACTGTGATGAAGATGCCGCTATGCGTATGATATATTGGCTTATTTTTGGTGCACAATTCTATGAGACGCACCTTGATACCATTGATACGCTTTTCTCCATGCGGAAGGACAACCCGATTCCTCATGGCGTCTTTGTCTATCAGACGGAAACATGCCTGAGTCACGATAGCCGAGAGCATCTCGGAAAAATTCAATCTCCGACTCTTATCACACACGGTACCGCCGATATTCTTATGAGTCCCTCACTCGGCGAGGCCGTCGCAAACATGATTCCTGACGCAACGTTATTTTCCTTGGACAACGCGGGACACAGCCACCTGTGGGAGTATTCTACAACGTGGAGAAAACGGGTGATGGCGTTTTTGTTGGGTGAAGCGTGAGAGCAGAAAAAAAATTACAACATCATGATACAACGCAGAGGGGAGGAACTGCGTTGCATCTTAAATCACTCCGCTGACAACCGTCGTGTAGCGGCAACAAGGGCGAGTGATACGACGCCGAGGATGATGACGAGAATGAACGCGCGCTCGTAGTCACCGGTGAAGACGGCGTTGTAGATTTCCAGTGACACGGTATTGGTTTTTCCGACGATGTTGCCACCGAGCATGAGGGTGATGCCGACATCACCCATGGATCGGGCCAGAGCGAGAAAGAGTCCTACGCCGATATTCTTTCGCAAGAGTGGCAGTACAATGCGAAAAAAGATTGTGATTCGCGATTTGCCCAAAATTTGCGCCGCCTCGATATAACGGCCGATTTCTCGACGGAGAGATGCCTGAACCGGTTTGACGATAAGTGGCAACCCC contains:
- a CDS encoding chemotaxis protein CheA, which produces MKDFELVDEVFIAEAHEHLADLEDALLELENDPLNKDLVARAFRAMHTLKGSGAMFGYTELSRFAHDAETAFDLVRKGRLDVDSHLLTLFLTVKDHILQLLTTKHPSQEIVLESDHLLAQIKSLMSDVIDEKASPGQRRLDAVSGETLYWVRYMPSTESYLMGPDPAVLAEQLGRMGSLREEFHGERYPSLDLFDPEKTYGHWDFLLLTLETEEQVQKIFSFTGTEEEAVIRALGQNLRVDADDIMVLLDEMGKIAPDMAMGRLQEYLTEPSVQSRPDVAKPHSGSVSTLDAGKSLRVDSDRLDSLVNMVGELVILQSRIAQLCRRREEECEDGDIELASVSEDLERLSDKMRNSALRLRMVPIGTTFGGFRRLVRDLCAQFDKSVELVLEGAETELDKVVIDRLKDPLMHILRNSLDHGIESASNRLNMGKPETGTVRLEACHGGGEVIIRIRDDGRGINPNLVLRKAKARNLVAADAELDDKDILNLIFEPGFSTKDEVTDISGRGVGMDVVKRSIEGLRGRVEIVSQPGQGTTFTIRLPLTLAIIDGLCVVIGNEHYIVPLAHVESCQERFFPTPEARSAVKTIESFDFIGAMTPCLSLRKILGVPSEQSEYERIIIVSVDGIRVGLAVDVIIGRQQAVIKSLSDLYKNINLISGTTINGDGGISLILDVPALIKQVATQK
- a CDS encoding AEC family transporter; the encoded protein is MTHFISMFLLVCPIFLTMAVGYTIFRVGLVDDAFVSQLNRLFYLVFLPLLLFDKIGHADFSVDFNIDLITGMTILFFLSLALTMTIGTFMGASPSKHGAFVQASIRGNMAYIGLAVVASVYGNEGLAAAGVLLGFLVPLLNGLCIFALLWPRRKVGNLSAMQCLRQIFSNPLIVAAAAGMVVSLSGFGIPRIIGETLHILSGMTLPLALVAIGAAFKPAEFRGAISFAMTATTFKLLVLPGLAYLILNAMHITGVNIGVGVILAACPTSSASYVLADQLGGDIPLAKAVVMLATMLSVFSYTLLLSCLPVFPTP
- a CDS encoding DUF2238 domain-containing protein, which translates into the protein MDCSAPSPSRLPFVLAIAYVVWWVVLAIDPVSRTVWWAENIPVMVVFALLLMTYRHFQFSRTAYVLMAIWLFWHTLGGHYTFAAVPFDFVTETFGFARNHFDRIGHFAVGLYAFAITEWLLRCRLAHKTVAYLFGLFAIMAVAAGYEIIEWWYAALEGGDAGIAFLGSQGDIWDAQKDMFADTLGALFSLALYAVLSSKKAKTTHASTSWTEE
- a CDS encoding alpha/beta fold hydrolase; the encoded protein is MSWISLSDTDRAYYVETGTGTPLVFVSGWGGDASNWVDDMAFFGRHFRCIAVDHPGIAGQPLPESTFSTQDMADRIVQALRALKIERAHILGHSMGGAVAQYIAIRHPDIVERLVLCGTFARLDNRSARVIASCGELMQNCDEDAAMRMIYWLIFGAQFYETHLDTIDTLFSMRKDNPIPHGVFVYQTETCLSHDSREHLGKIQSPTLITHGTADILMSPSLGEAVANMIPDATLFSLDNAGHSHLWEYSTTWRKRVMAFLLGEA
- a CDS encoding molybdate ABC transporter permease subunit; the protein is MSSFFMVLSQPGTVGPIVLSLKTACVVTPLLAIFGIGLGYSLGRWRSPLASIVDFLITLPLIFPPIATGFLLLLLLGRRGPFGEILSHAFGLDIVFSFWGVSLASFVAGLPLIVKPVQASLRREIGRYIEAAQILGKSRITIFFRIVLPLLRKNIGVGLFLALARSMGDVGITLMLGGNIVGKTNTVSLEIYNAVFTGDYERAFILVIILGVVSLALVAATRRLSAE